Proteins encoded within one genomic window of Desulfonatronospira thiodismutans ASO3-1:
- a CDS encoding CBS domain-containing protein: MLLQDILDSKLAQVVKVHQDETVAETIKLLEEMNVSGVFVVDDNDRLRGIFTEKDVVTCFATGVQASDTRVREVKRGDLVTFEPSTEVSLALATASKNKMRHLPIVQGDEIKGMITYRDLVSHVLPEICFMAEAM; the protein is encoded by the coding sequence ATGCTACTGCAAGATATACTGGATTCCAAGCTGGCCCAGGTGGTCAAGGTGCACCAGGACGAGACCGTGGCCGAGACCATAAAACTCCTGGAAGAAATGAACGTCAGCGGTGTGTTCGTTGTGGACGACAATGACAGGCTGCGCGGCATATTCACGGAAAAAGACGTGGTTACCTGCTTCGCCACCGGGGTGCAGGCCTCTGATACCAGGGTGCGGGAGGTAAAAAGGGGTGATCTTGTTACCTTTGAACCTTCCACTGAAGTAAGCCTGGCACTGGCAACTGCTTCAAAAAACAAAATGCGGCATCTGCCCATAGTCCAGGGGGATGAAATAAAGGGCATGATCACCTATAGAGATCTGGTATCACATGTCCTGCCCGAGATATGCTTCATGGCCGAGGCCATGTAG
- the cooS gene encoding anaerobic carbon-monoxide dehydrogenase catalytic subunit, with product MDKPIRSANEAAEQIVRWSDEQNISICFDKAGKMKSCPIGSSGACCSNCHVGPCRLIGSNAEEEATGVCGASLPSIVARNFLRKVVSGTAAHSDHARDMAFTLLAVATGEAKDFRIADEHKLFKMADILEINHQGRDVMEVAKDVATTLIDDFGRQRGEINYLKRAPQKTQERWKKWGVIPRGVDREVCEGMHRTHMGVDHDPDNLLLNAVKVALADGWAGSMISTDISDVLFGTPHPMRGKAGFGMFKDDEVNIVVHGHEPTLAEMIVLMADDPEMQEYARSKGAAGINLGGMCCTANEILMRHGIPTAGGFTNQELAILTGKVDAMTVDVQCIMPALVKLSERFHTKVVTTSDKAKFTGATHVGYEEHRAAEIAKEIIKLAVDNFPNRKKNGYTATDQQDLVAGFSQEYIEYMQGGRMRASFRPLNDAIQVGRIRGVVGLAGCDNPRVPAQGLHRYLAKEFIKSDVLVVSTGCGSHACQAAGYMTPEMALEHAGPGLKEVCEAIGIPPILPLGSCVDNSRILTILTAMAAEGGLSEEIGGMPGVGIAPEWMSEKALAIGTYFAASGVPVIFGGESPVGASNEVTRIMSETWYERFKGAFHFEPDPEKIFDMALKYIDAARDALKLKKYEPGKFGVERVLMDMAARRESSL from the coding sequence ATGGATAAGCCCATTAGAAGCGCCAACGAGGCTGCCGAGCAGATCGTCAGATGGAGCGATGAACAGAATATAAGTATTTGTTTTGACAAGGCCGGCAAAATGAAGTCCTGCCCCATAGGCTCATCAGGAGCCTGCTGTTCCAACTGTCATGTGGGACCCTGCAGGCTCATCGGCTCCAATGCCGAAGAAGAGGCTACAGGAGTATGCGGGGCAAGCCTGCCAAGCATTGTGGCCAGGAATTTTCTGAGAAAAGTGGTGTCCGGTACAGCGGCTCACTCGGATCATGCCCGGGATATGGCCTTTACCCTGCTGGCCGTGGCCACTGGCGAGGCCAAAGACTTTAGAATCGCTGACGAGCACAAGCTTTTCAAGATGGCCGATATCCTGGAAATTAATCACCAGGGCCGTGATGTAATGGAAGTAGCCAAGGACGTGGCCACCACCCTTATTGATGATTTCGGCCGCCAGAGGGGCGAGATCAACTACCTCAAACGGGCTCCACAAAAGACCCAGGAACGGTGGAAAAAGTGGGGGGTCATCCCCAGGGGAGTTGACCGGGAGGTTTGCGAGGGCATGCACCGCACCCATATGGGTGTGGATCACGACCCGGACAACCTGCTTTTAAACGCTGTCAAGGTTGCCCTGGCTGACGGGTGGGCCGGCAGCATGATTTCAACTGATATCTCCGATGTCCTTTTCGGCACTCCCCATCCCATGCGGGGCAAGGCCGGCTTCGGCATGTTCAAGGATGACGAGGTGAATATCGTGGTGCATGGCCACGAGCCCACCCTGGCGGAGATGATAGTATTAATGGCCGATGACCCGGAAATGCAGGAGTATGCGCGCTCCAAGGGGGCCGCAGGCATAAACCTTGGCGGCATGTGCTGTACCGCCAACGAGATCCTCATGCGCCACGGCATACCCACAGCCGGAGGTTTCACCAACCAGGAACTGGCCATTTTAACCGGCAAGGTGGATGCCATGACTGTAGACGTGCAGTGCATCATGCCTGCCCTGGTAAAACTCTCGGAACGGTTTCACACCAAGGTAGTAACCACCTCTGACAAGGCCAAATTTACCGGTGCCACTCATGTGGGCTATGAAGAGCACCGGGCCGCAGAGATTGCCAAGGAAATCATCAAGCTTGCCGTGGATAATTTTCCCAACCGCAAGAAAAACGGATACACAGCCACGGATCAGCAGGACCTGGTGGCCGGATTTTCCCAGGAATACATCGAATATATGCAGGGCGGGCGTATGCGTGCTTCTTTCAGGCCTTTAAACGACGCCATCCAGGTGGGCCGTATCCGGGGAGTTGTAGGCCTGGCCGGATGCGACAACCCCAGGGTTCCGGCCCAGGGGCTGCATCGCTACCTGGCCAAGGAATTCATCAAGTCGGACGTGCTGGTGGTTTCCACTGGATGCGGTTCACATGCCTGCCAGGCTGCCGGGTATATGACTCCGGAAATGGCCCTGGAGCATGCCGGTCCAGGGCTGAAGGAAGTCTGCGAGGCCATAGGCATTCCCCCAATTCTACCCCTGGGCTCCTGCGTGGACAACTCCAGGATTTTGACCATTCTTACCGCCATGGCCGCTGAAGGCGGCCTGTCCGAAGAGATAGGCGGCATGCCCGGAGTGGGCATTGCCCCGGAATGGATGTCCGAAAAGGCCCTGGCCATCGGGACCTATTTCGCTGCGTCCGGTGTGCCGGTTATTTTTGGCGGCGAGTCTCCGGTAGGGGCCAGTAACGAAGTGACCAGAATCATGAGCGAGACCTGGTATGAGAGATTCAAGGGGGCTTTTCATTTTGAGCCGGATCCGGAAAAGATATTCGACATGGCCCTGAAATACATTGACGCAGCCAGGGATGCCCTCAAGCTTAAGAAGTATGAGCCGGGCAAGTTCGGCGTGGAAAGGGTGCTCATGGATATGGCCGCCCGGCGCGAGAGCAGTCTGTAG
- a CDS encoding complex I 24 kDa subunit family protein, whose product MDHVLDKVIENYHENEGNALTLLQDLEENFGYVPEETVYELSDRLNIPPSRFFGIATFFSQLHLKPRGKNIITVCRGTPCHVKGSEKILSRMRMELDIPSGEETSEDRMFTVEEVNCVGACGMAPVVVINQQVQGEVNIKKMMKEVNELRAEE is encoded by the coding sequence ATGGACCATGTCTTGGATAAAGTAATTGAAAATTATCATGAAAATGAGGGCAATGCCCTGACTCTTTTGCAGGACCTGGAGGAAAATTTTGGATATGTCCCGGAAGAGACGGTTTATGAACTGTCAGACAGGTTGAACATACCACCCAGCCGGTTTTTCGGCATAGCCACATTTTTCTCTCAATTGCACCTTAAGCCCAGGGGCAAAAACATCATTACCGTCTGCCGCGGCACCCCCTGCCATGTCAAGGGCTCGGAAAAAATCCTGAGCCGCATGCGCATGGAACTGGACATCCCCTCCGGGGAGGAGACATCCGAGGACCGTATGTTTACCGTGGAAGAGGTCAACTGTGTGGGGGCCTGCGGCATGGCACCGGTTGTAGTCATAAATCAGCAGGTCCAGGGCGAGGTGAACATCAAGAAGATGATGAAGGAAGTAAATGAGCTCCGGGCCGAGGAGTAA
- a CDS encoding NADH-ubiquinone oxidoreductase-F iron-sulfur binding region domain-containing protein produces MDNNSVVIKVCSGTGSISAGGALVLDAFRKLVLSSDLEASFQNRCRADKVGCRGFCARDVLVDVVVDGEKTTYERVKSDMVPRIFEEHILGGSPVQEWTADELHQSFQDNQKKVVLAHCGEIDPEDLDAYLNVKGYQAARNAFNNMHPVEIIEKIKRSKLRGRGGAGFSTGHKWEFAYKVDDQEKYVVCNGNESDPGAFADRCIMEGDPHAVIEGMMICARAIGAGKGYIYIRDGYSLAVKRLRLALKQCYERGLLGKNIFESGHDLDIKLYPAPGAFICGEATALVQSIEGKRAMPTPRMTRTSENGIRGKPTVINNAETLANVPKILRNGASWFAGLGTDTSGGTKVFSLTGKVKSNGLVEVPMGATLRDVVYKVGGGIDQDRAFKGIQLGGPTGGCVPGSCLDSRVDYESLALAGTIMGSGGMVVLDETNCIVDTAKFFLDITQAESCGKCTPCRIGMRRMYEILERITIGNGRDGDVELLEDLGSHIRATSLCGFGMTAPNPVLSTVRYFRDEYNIHIRDRKCPALVCKSLLTFSCIEETCTGCGMCKRVCPADAIRGTRKKPHFIDQELCVKCGSCFDSCKFGAILKE; encoded by the coding sequence ATGGATAACAACTCTGTTGTGATAAAGGTTTGTTCCGGCACCGGAAGCATTTCTGCTGGAGGCGCTTTAGTTCTGGACGCTTTCAGGAAACTGGTGCTTTCTTCCGACCTGGAGGCGAGTTTTCAGAACAGGTGCAGGGCGGACAAAGTGGGATGCCGGGGTTTCTGTGCCAGGGATGTCCTGGTGGACGTGGTTGTTGACGGGGAGAAGACCACCTACGAACGCGTCAAGTCAGACATGGTGCCCAGGATCTTTGAAGAGCACATCCTGGGCGGCAGTCCTGTTCAGGAATGGACAGCAGACGAGCTGCACCAGTCCTTTCAGGACAACCAGAAAAAAGTCGTACTGGCTCATTGCGGAGAAATCGATCCCGAAGACCTGGATGCCTACCTGAATGTAAAGGGATACCAAGCTGCCCGCAACGCTTTCAACAACATGCATCCCGTGGAAATTATCGAAAAGATCAAGCGCTCTAAGCTCAGGGGCAGGGGTGGAGCCGGTTTTTCCACCGGGCACAAATGGGAGTTTGCCTACAAGGTTGACGATCAGGAGAAATATGTAGTCTGCAACGGCAATGAAAGCGATCCCGGAGCCTTCGCCGACAGGTGCATCATGGAGGGAGATCCCCATGCCGTGATAGAAGGCATGATGATCTGTGCCCGGGCCATTGGAGCCGGCAAGGGCTATATTTATATCCGGGACGGATATTCCCTGGCTGTGAAGCGTCTGCGCCTGGCCCTGAAGCAGTGCTACGAGCGCGGACTTCTGGGTAAAAACATTTTTGAATCCGGTCATGACCTGGACATAAAGCTGTATCCCGCTCCTGGAGCCTTCATTTGCGGAGAGGCCACCGCCCTGGTGCAGTCCATCGAAGGCAAAAGGGCCATGCCCACCCCAAGGATGACCCGCACTTCGGAAAATGGAATCCGGGGCAAACCCACGGTTATCAATAATGCCGAAACTCTGGCCAATGTTCCCAAAATCCTTAGAAACGGCGCATCCTGGTTTGCAGGCCTGGGTACCGACACCAGCGGCGGCACCAAGGTCTTTTCCCTTACCGGCAAGGTGAAAAGCAACGGACTGGTGGAGGTCCCCATGGGAGCCACCTTGAGGGACGTGGTGTACAAGGTGGGCGGCGGCATAGACCAGGACCGGGCTTTCAAGGGCATCCAGCTGGGTGGTCCCACAGGAGGATGTGTGCCCGGGTCCTGCCTGGACAGCCGGGTGGATTATGAATCCCTGGCCTTAGCCGGAACCATCATGGGCTCCGGGGGCATGGTGGTCCTGGATGAGACCAACTGTATAGTGGACACGGCCAAGTTCTTTCTGGATATCACCCAGGCCGAGTCCTGCGGCAAGTGCACTCCGTGCAGGATCGGCATGCGCAGGATGTACGAGATCCTTGAGCGCATAACCATTGGAAACGGCCGGGACGGCGACGTGGAACTCCTGGAGGACCTGGGCAGCCATATCCGGGCCACTTCACTCTGCGGTTTCGGCATGACCGCTCCCAACCCGGTGCTGTCCACGGTCCGGTATTTCCGGGACGAATACAATATACATATCCGGGACAGGAAATGCCCGGCACTGGTATGCAAAAGTCTTCTGACCTTTTCCTGCATAGAAGAGACCTGTACCGGATGCGGCATGTGCAAGAGGGTCTGCCCGGCGGACGCCATTCGCGGAACCAGGAAGAAACCGCACTTCATCGACCAGGAACTGTGCGTAAAGTGCGGTTCCTGTTTTGATTCCTGCAAATTCGGTGCAATACTCAAAGAGTAG
- a CDS encoding complex I 24 kDa subunit family protein encodes MKLEDMNFDEKMGELGAIIGEEERKRGILIPALHEIQNKMGYLDPEELKELSKSLNISLTEIYSVASFYKMFHFKPRGKKIVKVCFGTACYVRGAKVVLDSLSEEFDVKDGETTEDLTMTLETVGCVGCCGLAPVVTCNEEVVGEIDGKKLDAFIDSVKEE; translated from the coding sequence ATGAAGTTGGAAGATATGAACTTTGATGAAAAAATGGGCGAACTTGGAGCCATCATCGGCGAGGAGGAAAGAAAAAGAGGCATACTCATTCCGGCCCTGCACGAGATACAGAACAAGATGGGCTATCTTGACCCGGAAGAACTAAAAGAACTTTCTAAGTCCCTGAACATATCCCTGACCGAGATATACAGCGTGGCCAGCTTCTACAAGATGTTTCATTTCAAGCCCAGGGGCAAAAAAATCGTCAAGGTATGCTTCGGGACAGCCTGCTATGTGCGGGGGGCCAAGGTGGTTCTGGACTCTTTGTCTGAAGAGTTTGACGTCAAGGACGGGGAAACCACAGAAGATCTGACCATGACCTTAGAGACGGTGGGATGTGTAGGCTGTTGCGGCCTGGCCCCGGTGGTCACCTGCAACGAAGAGGTGGTTGGCGAAATAGACGGGAAAAAGCTGGATGCTTTCATTGATTCCGTAAAAGAGGAGTAG
- a CDS encoding NADH-ubiquinone oxidoreductase-F iron-sulfur binding region domain-containing protein, which translates to MERLKSLKDFKSLEGSLRRQEGNGAKVRASVCCGLPCTALGSQEIARELADESARQGIEVDIVKTGCQGLCQKGPLMQVEPHGYFYQKVKPERAGEMISKTMGSGQPVREFLYRDSFLDEVKEQIQEVPFYSKQVKIALRNTGKVDPHDIHQYIAAGGFKAVKKMFSRMSPDDVLEEVKKANLRGRGGAGFPAGFKWAHTKRSGKGVPKLVIANGDEGDPGAFMDRSIMEGDPFSLLEGMLICAYSIDANFGFIYVRHEYPLAIKTLEKAIKQAEEMGLLGRNILGTGFDFSVFIKEGAGAFVCGEATSLVASLEGQRGFPRARPPRLSEVGGGAWGYPSNLNNIETYACVPPIIEKGADWFLGIGTPGSPGTKVFSLAGKVNNTGLVEVPMGITLREIVDEIGGGILNNRKFKAIQTGGPSGGCIPEQYLDLPVDFDSLWQVGSMMGSGGMVVMDESDCMVDIAKFFLAFCQSESCGKCPPCRVGTYQMLQIMERITSGEGQPGDIERLEKLIETVGEGSLCGLGRSAPNPVATTLRYFREEYEEHIHDKYCRANVCSGMGVFTIDQKACILCGLCRDACAFDAVRERRSSYFIDQEYCTKCKACFEICPVGAVKVKKKAQIAVEKIKIPYEAMVSVKRKAKLTLWDVLKSKPHVVITIYHDSTVADAIRTLHDRNVSSVFVVDDNAKLIGIFTERDVVHCYNKGFSCQDTPVGHVARKDLIKFEPSMGISSAILIASRNKKRHMPIVDGDRILGMVTFRDLVSYLLPEISYI; encoded by the coding sequence ATGGAGAGGCTGAAGAGCTTAAAAGATTTTAAATCCCTGGAAGGCTCACTGCGCCGGCAGGAAGGCAATGGAGCCAAGGTCAGGGCGTCGGTTTGCTGCGGTTTGCCCTGTACTGCCCTGGGCTCTCAGGAGATTGCCCGGGAACTGGCTGATGAATCCGCCAGGCAGGGGATAGAGGTTGATATAGTCAAAACCGGCTGTCAGGGTCTGTGCCAGAAAGGTCCTCTGATGCAGGTGGAACCGCACGGGTATTTTTATCAAAAAGTAAAACCCGAACGTGCCGGAGAAATGATTTCCAAAACCATGGGCAGTGGTCAGCCTGTCCGGGAATTTCTTTACCGTGATTCCTTTCTGGACGAGGTAAAAGAACAGATTCAGGAGGTGCCCTTTTACAGCAAGCAGGTCAAAATAGCTCTGCGCAACACCGGGAAGGTGGATCCCCATGATATCCACCAGTATATAGCCGCAGGCGGATTCAAGGCCGTGAAAAAGATGTTTTCCAGAATGAGCCCCGATGATGTCCTGGAGGAGGTCAAAAAGGCCAATCTCAGGGGCAGGGGAGGGGCCGGGTTCCCGGCCGGTTTTAAATGGGCCCATACCAAGCGTTCCGGCAAAGGGGTGCCCAAGCTGGTCATCGCCAACGGGGACGAGGGCGATCCCGGGGCCTTCATGGACCGCTCCATCATGGAAGGCGACCCTTTCAGTCTGCTGGAGGGCATGCTCATCTGCGCTTATTCCATTGATGCAAACTTTGGATTTATTTATGTCCGTCACGAATACCCTCTGGCCATAAAGACCCTGGAAAAAGCCATTAAGCAGGCAGAAGAGATGGGCCTTCTGGGCAGGAATATCCTGGGCACAGGCTTTGATTTCAGCGTATTCATCAAGGAAGGGGCCGGAGCATTCGTATGCGGCGAAGCCACCTCCCTGGTGGCCTCCCTGGAAGGCCAGAGAGGATTCCCCAGGGCCAGGCCTCCAAGGCTTTCGGAGGTCGGGGGCGGAGCATGGGGGTACCCTTCCAACCTGAACAATATCGAGACTTACGCCTGTGTACCCCCCATTATCGAAAAAGGGGCAGACTGGTTTCTGGGCATAGGCACACCGGGTTCTCCGGGAACCAAGGTCTTCTCCCTGGCGGGAAAGGTCAACAACACCGGACTGGTGGAAGTACCCATGGGGATCACCTTGCGCGAAATCGTGGACGAGATCGGCGGAGGAATCCTGAACAACAGGAAGTTCAAGGCCATTCAGACCGGAGGGCCTTCCGGGGGCTGTATTCCGGAGCAGTACCTGGACCTGCCGGTGGATTTTGATTCCCTGTGGCAGGTAGGTTCCATGATGGGATCCGGGGGCATGGTGGTCATGGACGAAAGTGACTGCATGGTGGATATTGCCAAGTTTTTTCTGGCCTTCTGTCAGTCCGAGTCCTGCGGCAAGTGCCCCCCGTGCAGGGTGGGGACCTACCAGATGCTGCAGATAATGGAGCGCATAACTTCCGGAGAGGGACAGCCCGGAGACATAGAAAGGCTGGAAAAGCTCATTGAAACCGTAGGGGAAGGATCACTGTGCGGACTGGGCAGAAGCGCTCCCAATCCCGTGGCCACCACCCTCAGGTATTTCCGGGAGGAATACGAGGAGCACATCCATGACAAGTACTGCCGGGCCAATGTCTGCAGCGGCATGGGAGTTTTTACCATCGATCAGAAGGCCTGCATACTGTGCGGTCTGTGCAGGGATGCCTGTGCCTTTGATGCTGTGCGGGAAAGGCGGTCCAGCTATTTCATAGACCAGGAATACTGCACCAAGTGCAAGGCCTGTTTTGAGATCTGCCCTGTAGGAGCGGTCAAGGTAAAGAAGAAGGCTCAGATTGCCGTGGAAAAAATCAAAATACCCTATGAAGCAATGGTTTCAGTCAAACGCAAGGCCAAACTGACCTTGTGGGATGTTCTCAAATCCAAACCGCATGTGGTAATAACCATATATCATGATTCCACTGTTGCCGACGCCATCAGGACCCTGCATGACCGCAATGTCAGCAGTGTTTTCGTGGTGGATGACAACGCAAAGCTCATAGGTATTTTTACTGAGCGCGATGTGGTGCATTGCTACAACAAGGGCTTTTCCTGCCAGGATACACCTGTGGGACACGTGGCCCGCAAGGATCTTATCAAGTTCGAGCCGTCCATGGGCATCAGTTCAGCCATCCTCATCGCTTCCAGGAACAAGAAGAGGCATATGCCCATTGTGGATGGAGACAGGATCCTGGGCATGGTAACTTTCAGGGACCTGGTTTCATACCTGTTGCCTGAAATAAGCTACATTTAA
- a CDS encoding NADH-ubiquinone oxidoreductase-F iron-sulfur binding region domain-containing protein has protein sequence MSTENYVEEKPKKLKDIRKEAEERACPVQQMQYFIDEFLDKPMCGKCYPCALGTGEAQIRVARLASRGAEVDSRDLDLLRRIGDNMVRGSLCKRGKDTGEFILELLENSRDEIMEHVDRSCPSRECKSLVRYEIVPELCTMCGECKKVCRYNAVLGETKKPYFTGYQPFEIRLKRCTGCGECVDVCPEGAIVVGSNPRKEDNS, from the coding sequence ATGAGCACGGAAAACTATGTGGAAGAAAAACCGAAAAAACTCAAAGATATAAGGAAGGAAGCAGAAGAACGGGCCTGTCCTGTGCAGCAGATGCAGTATTTTATTGACGAGTTCCTGGACAAACCCATGTGTGGTAAATGTTACCCCTGCGCCCTGGGTACCGGGGAGGCCCAGATCCGGGTGGCCAGGCTGGCCAGCCGGGGGGCCGAGGTTGACTCCCGGGACCTGGACCTGCTCAGGCGTATCGGAGACAACATGGTCCGAGGCTCCCTGTGCAAAAGGGGTAAAGACACTGGTGAGTTTATCCTGGAGCTGCTTGAAAATTCTCGGGACGAAATCATGGAGCATGTAGACCGGTCATGCCCAAGCAGGGAATGTAAAAGCCTGGTCAGATATGAAATAGTGCCTGAACTCTGCACCATGTGCGGGGAATGCAAAAAGGTATGCAGGTACAATGCTGTACTCGGCGAGACCAAAAAGCCCTATTTTACCGGATATCAGCCCTTTGAAATCAGGCTGAAAAGGTGCACAGGGTGCGGGGAGTGCGTGGACGTTTGCCCTGAGGGGGCCATAGTTGTCGGATCCAATCCCAGAAAAGAAGACAATAGTTAA
- a CDS encoding molybdopterin-dependent oxidoreductase: MDKQVKLRIDGQEVQAPAGMNLIDAAELAGIHIPNLCYLKGMKGIGACRMCLVEVEGLKAPVIACNTKVKQDMAVHTRTERVQEIRRFVVDLILSMHPLDCVTCTKSGVCNLQDYAYEFGLRESSFSRKKFTYPVDEGNPFVKRDPAYCILCGRCVRVCKEQGTNVLDFMGRGIESKVITANDMPLHESGCTFCGSCIDVCPVSALREADREQKGREWEFSRHESVCMLCGCGCDITVSTKGDLIQKINAGSKAPSTEQHFICTYGRFGYEHVDGGKRILSPMVRKGGQLQEVSMKDALEDLAGRLKKAGKNTGFISTASILNEDAMTLQRFSGEVVKTSSIDSTASLYARPEQLEKSQKAKIDKADLIILVGVNPSQWTRVLPALDVAVRRRLSRKGRLITINSQETALDKLAEINLNGDEIQAIQGMIKSVPDHGIKVDQKLLKHVQEASTDKNMQQAAEMFAGSSNPLIISDPAFFDVASNLAWIKGQAMAMPLESNARGVVLMGVKSKDNTFQDMAAVEHGLVQRGRSTVKLLYAVGDVPLSKKPDGVDFLVVQSSSFTGLAREADMVLPAATYLESSGSMVDYLGQLKTVEQAIEPRGESRTHRDIFIQLAKNMGVTLKKPTFSEVKKAAGSEVSLSVADMTRKEAFQETPESYLQALNAPVLETSRLLWLKESGMT, from the coding sequence ATGGATAAGCAGGTAAAACTCCGGATAGACGGCCAGGAAGTCCAGGCTCCCGCCGGGATGAATCTCATAGATGCTGCTGAACTCGCCGGGATTCACATCCCCAATCTGTGTTATCTCAAGGGCATGAAAGGGATAGGCGCCTGCAGGATGTGCCTGGTGGAGGTGGAGGGGCTAAAGGCACCTGTAATAGCCTGCAATACAAAAGTAAAGCAGGATATGGCGGTCCATACCAGGACTGAAAGAGTCCAGGAAATCAGAAGATTCGTCGTGGATCTTATTTTGTCCATGCATCCCCTGGACTGCGTTACCTGTACCAAGTCCGGTGTCTGCAATCTGCAGGATTACGCCTACGAATTCGGGCTCAGGGAAAGTTCCTTCAGCAGGAAAAAATTTACCTATCCCGTGGACGAAGGCAATCCTTTCGTTAAAAGGGACCCGGCCTACTGCATCCTGTGCGGCAGATGTGTGCGGGTGTGCAAGGAACAGGGGACCAATGTCCTGGACTTCATGGGCCGGGGAATCGAATCCAAGGTCATTACAGCTAATGACATGCCTCTGCATGAGTCCGGGTGCACTTTCTGCGGCAGCTGTATAGATGTATGTCCTGTAAGCGCCCTGCGCGAGGCGGACAGGGAGCAAAAGGGCCGGGAGTGGGAATTTTCCAGGCATGAATCCGTATGCATGCTTTGCGGCTGCGGTTGCGATATCACCGTGAGTACAAAAGGCGACTTGATCCAGAAGATCAATGCCGGAAGCAAAGCTCCCTCCACTGAACAGCATTTTATCTGCACCTACGGCAGGTTCGGTTACGAGCATGTCGACGGGGGCAAGCGCATTCTTTCTCCTATGGTGCGAAAGGGGGGTCAGCTCCAGGAGGTGTCCATGAAGGATGCCCTGGAGGACCTGGCGGGCAGACTCAAGAAAGCCGGAAAAAACACAGGGTTTATAAGCACGGCCTCTATTCTCAACGAGGATGCCATGACCCTGCAGAGATTTTCCGGGGAAGTGGTCAAGACCTCCAGCATCGACTCCACAGCCAGCCTTTATGCCCGGCCGGAGCAGCTTGAAAAATCCCAGAAGGCAAAAATAGACAAGGCTGATCTCATTATCCTGGTGGGGGTAAACCCATCCCAGTGGACCAGGGTGCTTCCTGCACTGGATGTCGCAGTGCGCAGAAGACTTTCCCGCAAGGGCAGGCTTATAACCATCAACTCCCAGGAAACCGCTTTAGATAAGCTGGCGGAAATAAACTTAAACGGGGACGAGATACAGGCCATACAAGGCATGATCAAATCTGTCCCGGACCATGGAATCAAGGTGGACCAGAAGCTTTTAAAACATGTCCAGGAAGCCTCAACGGACAAGAACATGCAGCAGGCGGCTGAGATGTTCGCCGGCAGCAGCAATCCCCTGATCATTTCCGATCCTGCTTTTTTTGACGTTGCATCCAACCTGGCCTGGATCAAGGGGCAGGCCATGGCCATGCCCCTGGAAAGTAACGCCCGGGGTGTGGTGCTCATGGGTGTCAAAAGCAAGGACAATACTTTTCAGGATATGGCTGCTGTGGAGCATGGCCTGGTGCAGCGGGGCAGAAGCACTGTAAAGCTTCTTTACGCCGTGGGTGATGTGCCTTTGAGCAAAAAGCCGGACGGTGTGGATTTCCTTGTGGTGCAGTCCTCAAGCTTTACCGGACTGGCCAGGGAGGCGGACATGGTTCTGCCTGCAGCTACTTACCTGGAGTCCTCCGGGAGCATGGTGGATTATCTGGGGCAACTAAAGACAGTGGAGCAGGCCATAGAACCCCGGGGTGAATCTAGAACCCACCGGGACATTTTCATTCAGCTGGCCAAAAACATGGGGGTTACCCTGAAAAAGCCCACTTTTTCGGAAGTAAAAAAGGCAGCCGGTTCAGAGGTCAGTCTATCGGTTGCAGATATGACCAGAAAGGAAGCGTTTCAGGAAACCCCGGAATCCTATCTGCAGGCCCTCAATGCCCCGGTGCTTGAAACCTCCAGGCTCTTATGGCTTAAAGAGTCCGGCATGACTTAG